One Leptodactylus fuscus isolate aLepFus1 chromosome 11, aLepFus1.hap2, whole genome shotgun sequence genomic window, TGTGAACGAGTGTAAGGCTTCATGTTCACGACTCGTTGTGTAGCCAAGGCTCTTCCAATGTTCCCTTCCATTCCAATAATCTATAGGGTCTGCCCTATCAATATCGGAACGTGAGGCTCTGCCTGCGCGCTCAGGTGTTGCAGAAGGCCATGGCCGTGTtcagtgtgttatctgtgttGTTCCTGGATAGcaaactgacccattcatttctatgggcccatacacatggcgGTGAATTACACGGTCACACGTGCAGGCTGCATcacatagaacaggtcctattttgcTGCCCTTGACTCTATTTAATGAAAGGGGACACGGAAGCCCAGACCTGCACATGGGTGATATCTCCATGTCCCCCGTGCACCGCCCCTTTCTATATTTCATGGACATCCAGCAgcacacggtcgtctgcaaccggcctaaggcTGGGGACACACGTGGCAAGTTTGCAGTGGCTGAATAATCGGTATGTAATCCACTGTGATCTACAATACTAATGCAGTGGGTAGAACAaatgccatccacacactgcagaaaaacacacacatgTGAATTATTGCCATGCGTGACGGCCAGGGTTTTCTGTTTTTGACAGCCAGGGCCATGTTCGCATGTCCAGGTTTTTGGCACAGGAGCGTCACTGCATCACGTCCACTGCGGCTTCCCAATACGAGTGGCCTGCGAGGTTTTTACAATAGTTTTAATCCATTCTGTGATTTCCCCAATGCTTTATCTTTAGACTAGACCTGTAATGATTGCTTCCGCTCTGTCTCTGCCACTGTAGGTTGTACTAAGGATTGTGAATCAAATAAAAAGATGTGATAgttgtgttggatttttttgaaaaaatgcgtgAAGTTTTCATTCTGAAGCTGACTGTAGTGTGTACAGGGACATGTGCTCTAGGAATCCTATTACATAGGGAATACACAAGAGGCTTCAGATTTGAGATTCCATGGTCAATACACATTTATTaggaaaagtcctgtttgcagaaTGAATTTTTGAGGTCTCCGAACAGTCATCAAAGGCTAGTGTGACCGCCGCCTTACATCGTCAGTACACATGAATTTCTATTAGAATAGAATAGTGATCAAGGCAGATAATAACCAAGACAGGACTCTCCTGTTAAATTCAGGGTTAGGGGGAATATCTACTTTTAGCAGCATACGTTCTGTAGCGTCACCAGCAGGTACACACAGGTACTGCCAGTTAAAAAGATGTTCCTCTATAGACACTTCTGTCCCATTCTGTGGATACCACTGTGACCCCAGGTCATCAGGAGAACAAAGGaccagattttatttttaataaatctgcaaTCCTGTAATGTATCAGCGCACATTCACCTTAGTTCTACCAtagataaaccttcacttcactTACTTTACAGGGGATATTTTGGATGCCTCCATCCCAAGCTCAACCAGCCACTAATAGACGTAGAATCAGAGAAGCAAACAAGGTATTTTGTATCAAAATGATCAGTAATTTCTGTCTTTATTTGTGAATACATATAATATCTCTGTGACATCCATTAGTAGGTTCTGAGAGCCTCGCGTGGCTCTATACAAAGCATAGCAATTGTTGGTGTGTAACATCAATGGAAGTTTCCATAAAAATTGTCCAGACCAGGTACAACATATATCGGAGAGTAAGTGGGAATTACTGAACAGTGAACAGACCGTGAATGTGGGAAAGCCTAGCCCTCTACTATTCTTCTAAGCAATGCGCCCAGGCCTCCTCTGGCTACTTGTAGTGGGGTCTTCTcttctttgttttctatataaatacttgCTCCATGTTCTACCAAGTACTTGGCCTCTTCTGTTCGCTCCTCATCACAGGCAAGATGACTTAAAAGACAGACAACAATAGGATTAGCTACAGGAGTGTCCACGATAAGGGTTTAACACATAAGCTTGAAACTTTTCGTATATAAAGCGAACGCAATTTTTCGACTCacttgtcattaataaattttgtaatataagttaactcattttggctcctttctgtgaaatcctgcactgaaatccGCTTTGTCTGTCTCTCTATTGCTAGCTAAAATCTGTACACCAGTTCTCAATGTAGCAGCGGTGGCaggctcttgtataatgcagagacgcggagggggggggggggggggtgactgcAATATTTTGGGCACCACAAAGCTTAGAATAGGTAGAACTGGTGTCCTGTAAGAAATGTGATTTTCATATAAAGGGGCTGCATATAAAGGTACCTATTGCCCAACTGGTGACATCTCAAGCAATAATTAAGGTAGGACTGCAATCTTGGAGTCATATGAAAGCGGAATCTTATTTCATAGGACACCAAAACAATTGTTCTAAGGCTTTCCTGCAATATGCAAAAGCCTCTGCACCTGTGTGCCCCAGTGAGAGgtgtacatacatgtatattaaTTGTTCATACAGCACCCACCAGAGTGCATGGAAGCCATAGGGCCTCTGTGCACTGCTGTACAGGCTGTGTGAGCTTGACCATATGCATAAGACCTAACCCTGATATGTCCTAGCTGGACCTGATCAGAACAAGCTCTCAGAATAGGAACGTAACAGCAAATACTTTGTTACAAAGTATATAAGAAAGCTGCAGCGTCTTTCCTTATGTAATGACTGAAGAAGTTGATTTGGTCCAATAGATATATCAGGATATTGTTCTTATTGCAGACTCGGTACTTACAGAGCCGTATTTCCTTCCGTATCTTGTATGTTAGTTGACGCTTTGTGTTTCAGGAGGATTTCTACAATTTTCAGGTTGCCTTTAGAAGCGGCCCGATGCAGAGGTGTGGACTCCAGTTTGTCCTTTGCATCGGGAGAAGCGCCATTTTCAAGGAGCAAAACTGCAATCTGCAAAGGTAGATGGGTTTTGGATACAAATTATATGCACAGAAGAGGGTTGAAGCTCAGAAGTTTATGCATGCTTTTATTTCTGGTCACAAGTTAGGTTTCTGGGATTTCAATAACAGGTTCACTGATCTTAgaaacactatatatactatatacagtatgatatGTTTGTCTACCTGACTGCCATCTCACCCGACTACACAATACATAGGTAAGCTTGACCTGCTATACTGTGCACCTAATGGATATGAACTGCTTTATAGAAATAGAAGAGAAAGCAGCCTGTAGGAATATCCACCCCCTGGTTTCTGGGCTCTACTCCATCACTGCCTGGAATCTGTAATAGTCTATGGACACTTTTCTGACCGTTACTCCCTCTTTACTGCAGCTGCCATAAAGCGCACACACTGCTTGCACAATAAATACAGACCATGAAATTCAGCTGAATACATTCAGGACAAGTGAATTGCAATAATGTGTTAATGATACAAAGAAGACAATACCTCGTGCTTGTTCTTGGAGGCGGCATAGTGCAGAGGTGTGCAGCCATTCTGATTGGTGGCGTTCACTTGCGCCCCTTTCCCGATCAGGGCTTTAACTATTTCAGTGCGCCCTGCAGAAGAAGCAATGTGAAGAGGAGTCCATCCTGCCTGCGCGAGAGTGAGCAAACACTTGGGGTCAGGACTCCTAAAACTAAACTACATGATCTGATAAAATAGATTGCAGTCTCTTCTATGCACAGGCCTTTTAGCTTTTCAAGAAGCTCTTACTATATTACAATTATATACGAGACAATTGCAGAAAATCCCGTCTTTAACCTGTTATCAACCAAGCACTGCACATGGGCGACACCAGTGTCCTGGAAGAGGGTATGGCGAGAGTCGTGGTGAGGTCAAGGCCAAGATTTATtttcatttacaccagtttagtGCACATAAGTGATCCCTGAAAACGGACGCGCATGGCCTGGTGGATGGTGCGCTCCATTTTCCTGTCGTGCATCGGTATATGAAGTTGAAAATGCCAATCTTCTACATCTGTCCCCCAAAACTGCTTTGTAGTGAATGCAATTGCTCCTCTTGGACCTGGCGATCACGTGAGGCCGCCTGACATAGCAGAGCTGTCTGCCAATGACTGATATCACAACAGTGGTGAGTGTCTTTTAGGATCTTGTAGGGATCACATGATACCCCAAGTAATAAATGCGATTGCTTTTGGTGTCTGGTAAGCTAaccaggctctctactgtcacatCGGGGGTCTTAGGCAGGAGAAGGGCAAGTGGGATGTGATTTGAAGATCTCGGATTCTGTCCATTCAGAGCGGTCACATCCCCTTATCTGACCTGACCCACAGCCCACATCCGCCTGTCAGTACAGAACCGAATTTTTAAATCAAgctccaaaactaactgcaccaattgttcaggaacggtggggctagagagaaaaaattAATGTTTTGAATGGGAGGCCGAGATCGGAGATGGATGCtgcaaaaataagcgtcctgttcAATCTCACCGTGGATTCCATATCTCGAGACCCCACTGACACGGCCTAATAAGAGGCAGAAAGACGCACGGGTGAAAAATTAAGAtgcccacctcaaattcctcttcattttccaatgtctgaacgagcccttatactgaTAATACAAAAAAATACGATAAAAATACAATATCAATCTCCACTAAGCTAGACAAATAACTTACATCATCCTTGCTATCAATAGGGATGCCTAGACGGAGTAAGTAGTCAGCGACTTCTGTCTGCCCTGCAGAGCACGCCCAGTGTAGAGGAGTCCGGTCATCCTAAACCAGAGACACAAAACATTCACCGTTACTTGTTCATCGTGTCGTAGCCAAAAGCACAGAAATAAATGGAGCTAAAAAAACAAGAATCAGCCCCATCCACCATAAACATGAGCACGTGACCACATGGCGGCTGCTGTAGACATATACGGGACAGTCTGACCTGCTCCTAGTTTTGGCGCATTATTACTGACAtgtggataaggcctaacacagcgccCCCTCTTATCTCTGCCGTAGAATTTACTTGTAACATTACGTGTTAGTTAACATtagtgtctctgtactgtgacatcactgctgaatATATCAGTACCGAGacgtcaccgtgtgtattatcctgtactgtgacgtcaccatGTATTACAGCAGTACTGTGACGTCACCATGTATTACAGCAGTACCGTGACGTCACCATGTATTACAGCAGTACCGTGACGTCACCATGTATTACAGCAGTACCGTGACGTCACCATGTATTACAGCAGTACCGTGACGTCACCATGTATTACAGCAGTACCGTGACGTCACCATGTATTACAGCAGTACCGTGACGTCACCATGTATTACAGCAGTACCGTGACGTCACCATGTATTACAGCAGTACCGTGACGTCACCATGTATTACAGCAGTACCGTGACGTCACCATGTATTACAGCAGTACCGTGACGTCACCATGTATTACAGCAGTACCGTGACGTCACCATGTATTACAGCAGTACCGTGACGTCACCATGTATTACAGCAGTACCGTGACGTCACCATGTATTACAGCAGTACCGTGACGTCACCATGTATTACAGCAGTACCGTGACGTCACCATGTATTACAGCAGTACCGTGACGTCACCATGTATTACAGCAGTACCGTGACGTCACCATGTATTACAGCAGTACCGTGACGTCACCATGTATTACAGCAGTACCGTGACGTCACCATGTATTACAGCAGTACCGTGACGTCACCATGTATTACAGCAGTACCGTGACGTCACCATGTATTACAGCAGTACCGTGACGTCACCATGTATTACAGCAGTACCGTGACGTCACCATGTATTACAGCAGTACCGTGACGTCACCATGTATTACAGCAGTACCGTGACGTCACCATGTATTACAGCAGTACCGTGACGTCACCATGTATTACAGCAGTACCGTAACATCACCGTGCATATTACAGCAGTATTGTGATGTCACCATGCGTATTATGACAGTACCGTGATATCACCATGTATTACAgcagtactatgacatcaccgtGTATTACAgcagtactatgacatcaccgtGTATTACAgcagtactatgacatcaccatgtattacagcagtactatgacatcaccgtgtgtattatcctgtactgtgacatcaccatgtattACAGCAGTACCGTGACGTCACCATGTATTACAGCAGTACCGTGACGTCACCATGTATTACAGCAGCACCGTGACATCACCATGTATTACAGCAGTACCGTGATGTCACCGTGCGTATTGCAGCAGTACTGTGATGTCACCGTGTATTACAGCAGCACCGTGACATCACCATGTATTACAGCAGCACCATGACATCACCATGCGTATTACAgcagcactgtgacatcaccatgtattacagcagtactatgacatcaccatgcGTATTACAgcagcactgtgacatcaccgtgtattacagcagtactgtgacatcaccacattGTGTAACCCTGTAGATTTGGGTGGAGTGACATAACAATCTTTTCCGGTCCTGGATACGGCCATGTTGTAGCCTCAGCTTTGCTGTTATGGCCACCttatgctgagacttgtagtcccACAAGAGCTGGGAGTCCCCCAGTCCCTGCCATGGAGAGCTGAGCCTCACCTGGTCTGTCCTGGAGGCCAGGGACTTGTCTGCCCCGATCCTGCCCTTcagctcctccagctgcccccggtACGCCAGGTTACACACCTCCACATCAGACACTCTCATCTCCTCCATGCTGACAAAGGGAAAGTAGGCGCCTGAGCCGCCAGCCAATCACCAACTCACAAAACTATGACGTCAGAACATGACCGGGGACGTCTCGCTATGAcccatgggagttgtagtctttctTCCCGGCCCTCTAGGCGAATGACACCGGCATAGAACTACATGTCCCAGAGTGCACCGCGCCTACTGTTGTTGTGGCCGAGGCTGCCGGTCCCTGGGTGACAGGGCAGGATGGAGGCCGGTAAGTTTCTTCCATAGATTTGTCCTCTCCTAGTCGGTAAGTACCGGAGTGCAGCGGGCCCGGGGCGTCAGTGAGCCTGAGGAGGGAGTTACTCAGCTCCCCGGCCCTTGTGCTCTGTTCTCTGGACTAGTCTTCTACATGGACTCGGTTCGTTGTCACTTGTGTGTCTATGAAGTAAATGTATGACGTTATGACTGtgccccagctgctgcagaacctcttgctGCAACTGCTCTCCAACGTCCCCCCCTCAGGACTATGCTCCCTGGCACTGGGCGGGTCTAGTAATGGGGCACAAGATCCCAAACTGGGAGGCCAAGTTATAATTGGGTCAGGACTATTATTGTGATGTGTGTAGACTGCGGCGCTCTGACCTCACCTGCTTGTGTAGCCGGAATAGTGTAGTAAGTATCCTCTAATGTACTGGTACATAGACTAAAGCGCCACTCGGTGGTCAGAGCGCCATATTCCCTGTAATAGCGACAGGCTGCAGGTGGGCGCAGATCACACGACTAAAGGGCTGATAAGTCTCCCTATAGATTTCTATGGGGCTACTGACCCGACTGCACAGCCCTGGTGCTCCATAGTAGTCACAGGGAAGCCGGGGCTCCTCAGGGGCGGGGTTACTGTCATAGTAGTCACAGGGTAGCCGGGGCTCCTCAGGGGCGGGGTTACTGACATAGTAGTCACAGGGAAGCCGGGGCTCCTCAGGGGCGGGGTTACTGTCATAGTAGTCACAGGGTAGCCGGGGCTCCTCAGGGGCGGGGTTACTGTCATAGTAGTCACAGGGTAGCCGGGGCTCCTCAGGGACGGGGTTACTGTCATAATAGTCACAGGGTAGTCGGGGCTCCTCAGGAGCGGGCTTACTGTCATAGTAGTCACAGGGTAGCCGTGGCTCCTCAGGGGCGGGGTTACTGACATAGTAGTCACAGGGTAGCCGGGGCTCCTCAGGGGCGGGGTTACTGTCATAGTAGTCACAGGGTAGCCGTGGCTCCTCAGGGGTGGGGTCACTGTCACAGTAGTCACAGAGTAGCCGGGGATCCTCAGGGGCGGGGTCACTGTCACAGTAGTCACAGAGTAGCCAGAGCTCCTCAGGGTTGGGGTTAATGTCATAGTAGTCACAGGGTAGCCGGGGCTCCTCAGGGGCGGGGTTACTGTCATAGTAGTCACAGGGTAGCCGGGGCTCCTCAGGGGCGGGGTTACTGACATAGTAGTCACAGAGTAGCCGGGGCTCCTCAGGGGCGGGGTTACTGTCATAGTAGTCACAGGGTAGCTGGGGCTCCTCAGGGGTGGGGTCACTGTCACAGAGTAGCCGGGGCTCCTCAGGGGCGGGGTCACTGTCATAGTAGTCACAGGGTAGCCGGGGCTCCTCAGGGGCGGGGTTACTCTCATTGTAGTCACAGGGTAGCCAGAGCTCCTCAGGGGTGGGGTTAATGTCATAGTAGTCACAGGGTAGCCGGGGCTCCTCAGGGGCGGGGTTACTGTCATAGTAGCTCTCAGATATGCCACAATATATAGCACCCCAAATATTGTGTCAGACAGACCGTATAGCATTGCATTGAGTACTGGAATGTCTTTAACCAAGTGCCGAGCAGCAATAAGGACATAGTGTACACGCTGCAGTTTTTTGCTTACGTGGACCTACAGTCTAACCGATGCGCACATGTCATACACTGAACATGTCCCAACTATGATGCTGATACAGAAGTTGCTGTGAGTATGGGATAGTAGATAGAAGATGCTGTGAGTATGGGATAGTAGATAGAAGATGCTGTGAGTATGGGATAGTAGATAGAAGATGCTGTGAGTATGGGATAGTAGATAGAAGATGCTGTGAGTATGGGACGGTAGATAGAAGATGCTGTGAGTATGGGACGATAGATAGAAGATGCTGTGAGTATGGGACGGTAGATAGAAGATGAGTATGGGATAGTAGATAGAAGATGCTGTGAGTATGGGACGGTAGATAGAAGATGCTGTGAGTTTGGGATAGTAGAAGATGCTGTGAGTATGGGATGGTAGATAGAAGATGCTGTGAGTATGGGATAGTAGATAGAAGATGCTGTGAGTATGGGATAGTAGAAGATGCTGTGAGTATGGGACGGTAGATAGAAGATGCTGTGAGTATGGGATAGTAGATAGAAGATGCTGTGAGTATGGGATAGTAGATAGAAGATGCTGTGAGTATGGGATAGTAGATAGAAGATGCTGTGAGTATGGGACGGTAGATAGAAGATGCTGTGAGTATGGGACGATAGATAGAAGATGCTGTGAGTATGGGACGGTAGATAGAAGATGAGTATGGGATAGTAGATAGAAGATGCTGTGAGTATGGGACGGTAGATAGAAGATGCTGTGAGTTTGGGATAGTAGAAGATGCTGTGAGTATGGGATGGTAGATAGAAGATGCTGTGAGTATGGGATAGTAGATAGAAGATGCTGTGAGTATGGGATAGTAGAAGATGCTGTGAGTATGGGACGGTAGATAGAAGATGCTGTGAGTATGGGATAGTAGATAGAAGATGCTGTGAGTATGGGATAGTAGAAGATGCTGTGAGTATGGGATGGTAGATAGAAGATGCTGTGAGTATGGGATAGTAGATAGAAGATGCTGTGAGTATGGGATAGTAGAAGATGCTGTGAGTATGGGACGGTAGATAGAAGATGCTGTGAGTATGGGACGGTAGATAGAAGATGCTGTGAGTATGGGACGGTAGATAGAAGATGCTGTGAGTATGGGACGCTAGATAGAAGATGCTGTGAGTATGGGATTATAGATAGAGGATGCTGTGAGTATGGGATAGTAGAAGATGCTGTGAGTATGGGACGGTAGATAGAAGATGCTGTGAGTATGGGATAGTAGATAGAAGATGCTGTGAGTATGGGATTATAGATAGAAGATCCTGTGAGTATGGGATAGTAGATAGAAGATGCTGTGAGTATGGGATGGTAGATAGAAGATGCTGtgagtatcctattaatattataaatgtgaaagtttgtgggtttgtgagtttgtgtgtgtttggatgttcggatgtttgttcctcaatcacgcaaaacccgctcgaccgatttggctgaaattttccacaaacatagttactacacccgattgcgcaataggctacttttcgtcacaatagcggacatacgtttgtgccaggaaccccacaaaacccaaactcacaccaccatctctgcaatctcacacactttggaccatagcaagccacaaaattcctattgccctctgcagcctcgcccctaaccccacacaatctcatatacatatacttttccactttgcccctcaccttaacgatactccaggaggttctctataacgctccggagcagccacgtttgccgacccccactgcactgacaatccgcgacaccgcccacccatgtcaatacccctaggcggtctaataaatgcaaaaaaaaagtttaaaaaaaagtaaaaacaaaataaaaacaaataaaaaggattaaatattcaaatcccccccccctttccctagaacacatataaaagtagttaaaaactgtgaaacacatacatgttagatatccccacgtccgaaatcgcccgctctacaaagctatacaaatatttttcctgttcggtaaacgccgtagcgggaaaaatggtcaaaagtgccaaaccgccgctttttcactgttttgattctgataaaaatttgaataaaaagtgatcaaagcaataacatttcccgaaaatggtagaactacaaagtacacccggtcccgcaaaaaaagacgccttatgcatccccgtacacgcacgtataaaaaagttacagctgtcagaatatggcgacttttcaaaaaaaaaaaatttttaacacagttttggattttttttaaggggtcaaaatgtaaatgaaaccatgtaaatttggtatccccggaatcataatgaaacacagaatacaggggacatgtcaatttggttgtacagtgaacgccgtaaaaccaaaccccgtaagaaagtcgcagaaatacattttttcttcaaatccaccccattctgaattttttccctgcttcccagtacgttatatagaataaataatggtggcatcatgaagaaaaatttgtcccagaaaaattaagacctcatatggctctgggagcggagaaataaaaaagttatggggtttagaaggaggggagtcaaaaacgaaaaaccaaaatcaaaaaatgccatcagcgggaaagggttaacttcaaatacttctgtcccaaagtcactatgtacagtatataccaacaccgtatatatagcagctctaatacaaagtaactgcaacacaaaagtctcatgtattctctgaattacagcaaaaacaagatacaaagttacatttcatatcccatcccttatacacagtacgaaaaccttacccgcacctgtatatacccactgctacaatcaccgcagacgaagtcgcgggtaccagctagtgggaTTATAGATAGAAGATGCTGTGAGTATGGGATGGTAGATAGAAGATGCTGTGAGTATGGGATTATAGATAGAAGATTCTGTGAGTATGGGACAGTAGATAGAAGATGCTGTGAGTATGGGACGGTAGATAGAAGATGCTGTGAGTATGGGACGGTAGATAGAAGATGCTGTGAGTATGGGATAGTAGATAGAAGATGCTGTGAGTATGGGATTATAGATAGAAGATGCTGTGAGTATGGGATGGTAGATAGAAGGTGCTGCGAGTATGGGTTAGTAGATAGAAGATGCTGTGAGTATGGGACGGTAGATAGAAGATGCTGTGAGTATGGGATGGTAGATAGAAGATGCTGTGAGTATGGGATAGTAGATAGAAGATGCTGTGAGTATGGGATGGTAGAAGATGCTGTGAGTATGGGATTATAGATAGAAGATTCTGTGAGTATGGGACAGTAGATAGAAGATGCTGTGAGTATGGGACGGTAGATAGAAGATGCTGTGAGTATGGGACGGTAGATAGAAGATGCTGTGAGTATGGGATAGTAGATAGAAGATGCTGTGAGTATGGGATTATAGATAGAAGATGCTGTGAGTATGGGATAGTAGATAGAAGATGCTGTGAGTATGGGACGGTAGATAGAAGATGCTGTGAGTATGGGATAGTAGATAGAAGATGCTGTGAGTATGGGATTATAGATAGAAGATGCTGTGAGTATGGGATGGTAGATAGAAGGTGCTGCGAGTATGGGATAGTAGATAGAAGATGCTGTGAGTATGGGACGGTAGATAGAAGATGCTGTGAGTATGGGATGGTAGATAGAAGATGCTGTGAGTATGGGATAGTAGATAGAAGATGCTGTGAGTATGGGACGGTAGAAGATGCTGTGAGTATGGGACAGTAGTATTCTAAGTCATCCTGATAGGTTCCCGTGAGAGAGGAGCCATTTATTTAGTGTGTAAAGCATTGCACAGGgtccatatatactgtagatgtaaCAGAGGTAACCGAAACTTCTTCAGTTGATTATACTGCTGCAGTGATTTCTTATCACAGAAGTCACAATATTTTTCCTTTGACCCGTCCTAACCAGTTGCAGAGTTTGGGCTAAATCTTCTGCATCAGTATATAGTGTTGtgctatatatataccgtatatactcacacatgtgTTTCTCTAGGATGCTGAGGATAGTGTTTGCTTCCTGCCCAGTCACCTCTGGTGACACGGTGCTAACTATCTGTTATTATTAGGCAATCCTTCTAGAGGCGACATGTGAACGTATTAATTTCCTCCAGATGACTGACAGCGGGGCCTGCTATTTAGTGACTGTACCTTTAGTCAGGGCTCCAGGATCTTCTCATTCCTAGGGGTGTTGTCATCAGGGAGCTCGGAGATCAGGCCAGGCCTGTAATCCTGCCAGCTAAAGGGATCCACAGGACAACTGCACTATAAGAGATATGCCGTATATAATACCGTATAGGGGTGTCCTGTCCCCTAATAAGGTTTATTGTGGCCTTATATTAGTCCAGACCAGTGACTGAAGAGACACCAGTGTGCACAGCTCCCAACTGTgcacaacagaaagagggacaaaatgtgcagcgtgcATAGGGCGCAGCAGCAAACtttgccccacccacttttatgttgactccgcccattctcattcatttttcatgtcccccgacactgtataatccccctacagtcacccatacattatatgcccccacattgtaatgtccccctccaactgccccacagtattaagtccctctactggtgccccagtataaacatgaaactggatcagctggaggggacattagcagtgggggtagttggagggggcaataaataaatggcagatgaagtgggacattaaatgaggggcaactagaagcagacattaaaccgtaagggtagctggagggggacattaaactgggggcaactagaggcagacaggtcctcctccagctcctcccatggtttaatgccctctccagttgtccccca contains:
- the PSMD10 gene encoding 26S proteasome non-ATPase regulatory subunit 10 translates to MEEMRVSDVEVCNLAYRGQLEELKGRIGADKSLASRTDQDDRTPLHWACSAGQTEVADYLLRLGIPIDSKDDAGWTPLHIASSAGRTEIVKALIGKGAQVNATNQNGCTPLHYAASKNKHEIAVLLLENGASPDAKDKLESTPLHRAASKGNLKIVEILLKHKASTNIQDTEGNTALHLACDEERTEEAKYLVEHGASIYIENKEEKTPLQVARGGLGALLRRIVEG